The DNA region GAGATAtttatgaataatatatatatatatttatgaataataTAATACATTGATTAGAGTGAGCTTATATATATACCGGAGTTTGTGAGGGCTTCAAGGAGATTGGCTCTGTCTCTGAGTTTAAGAGCATTTTCGAAGTAGTCATGCTGGTCCATTGCTGATTGAGAACATGTACCATGTTTTTCCCACTCGTGCGTCCAAAACTTGAACCCTTCGTTGCTCGGACACGCTAATGTTGGCCACGTCTTTTTCAAACTACTTACCAGATCCGTTATCTATATTCATTGATCATAtacgtaaaataaattttagaaatcattGTTATGTAAACAAAAGGGGAATATTACCATGTTTGTTTACCTGAGATTTATCAAATTTACTGTCGGGATCACAGTTTGATGGATATGAACCATCATTGTAATTAGGCCAAAGACCGTGGATGCCAAAATCTGCCGCAGGTTTACCTGATGTTGGATAGCAACAACTACGTTTTGTATCACAATAGGCTCCTGGCCACTGCATATGATACACACAAAAAAACGTTATTCACGTTGACTATCGAAAATAACGATAAAATGATAGCTGAAGTAGGTTGGATCAGGTAGAGACCTGAAGAACTAAGTAGAAGAAATCAAAGTCTTCTTGGTCTTGGGAATATGAAATGAAAAGACCCTGAAACATCAAAAGCTTGAGGATAAACCAGCCCTTTGgtcccatttttttttgttgttctcTTCGTTTCTGCAATGCATAATTAAGACATGTCGccttcaaatttatattaaaacacaGATCTAACCTCTCTTAACACCGTTTCGATTAATTAGTTGtttattactactactactagCATGTTTTCGTGATAAGTTAATAAAGACTTAATATAATATGGAACCAATTTATcataataatcaaaaataattgtCAGCCATCCCCATTGATTAATAAAGACTCGCAAGACATCTTTGATTCTATTTCCAGGGGATATCCATTTCTAATATTCTTAACCAACTAGAAATATTGAGAAGGAATAATATACGTACACGTTACAACATGTGAACATGTAAACCAGGTTCAAACTATTAAGACATATATAGCCAACTAGTGTACAAACTAACATTTAACTATTACGCTAATGAACGCTTTGCGAGAAAGGGTCAACGACTCAAATGTAGAGATCACTGATTGTTAAGAATCTGTCCACGATTAGCATTAAACACGGTATACATTAACCTTCGATCTTATCTCTTCACGTTATATTAACCcaaataaaaacaagcaacatcacTAAGAAGTGGACATAGAAAATTAATCAATAATAGAGAGAAGGTACGAGGAATGATAATGCGCAAGCACGACTAACCCCCCTAAAATGCTACCCCCCTAAAATGCTACTGGCCGATCTAGTCGTAGTGAATAAATATAGTTAcgagtttttttctttattcgacaaataaaacaaaagacaatAAATATAGTTGATCATGTTTAGaagtaactaaattttaatttggtaTAAAAATGATACTGGCCCATggtcatattttaaatatattaattacatCAAGTTTTGAATTATTTGGTACTAAGATGATCGATCACGTAATGAAGCATTCTCATGTTAACTGCGAACAGAGACGAGACAGCAAAGCTAGCTTCCCTGCAATAGTTCCTTGATGTCATACCCTTGGaccttaaaaacaaacaaaacttatGTTAAGAGTTAATCTGTACTTTTAACATTGTAGTATAGTGATCATAGCAATGAGTTTCATACCTGAAGAAAGGTGAGCAGCAAAATAACTCCAGAGTTCCAGAGACCGTGTATAACCATCGGGGTAATGAGGTTGCGGGTTTGAGCATAAGTCAATCCCAAAACCGATCCTAAACCAGATGAAAACAgaggcatatatatatataagtggtTTATAAACATTAGAAGattatttgttttcactatgtttttttctttaccaAGTATAAACAACTGTGGGAATTCACCGGGTGTGAGGTGGGCAAGAGCAAACGCAGCTGAGCTGATGATGATCGCTATTGGGGTTGGGACCCTTAAAATGCGGAACAAAACATACATGTAGTTAGCTTCTTTGTTCAAAAGCAAGTGagaaaaagaagacaaaagacCTTTTACCATTTGGTAAGAGAGACCATGAAGAATCCGCGGAACACGGTCTCCTCAAGAAGCGGAGCAAGGATTCCAGTTATCCCCACTAAGCTCAAGGTGCTGCACAATCATTTATGATAAAAATCTAGTATTGATGATGCACAATAGCAGTTTCTATTTTCTTTGCGTAGATAGATACCTTATGTTTGAGGATCCAATTAATGGGAGAAGCTGCATCAAAGAGTCTACCTGAAAACATCATTACTAGCTCAGCCACATTACTATTTAtccaaaaggaaagaaaacattaaatataatagtGAAAGTCTCCTAACCTCCCTTTCGGGTGTCTCTGTGCTGAATAAGGATAAAGCAACACCTGTTAACGCAATACCACCAACAGCAGCAGCCAGACCTATTCCACCCCACACGAGCCATCCCTTTTGCAAGTTGAATGGCTGTTTCAAATCTAAAGATTGAACAAAAAGATCAAAGTCCAAATAAAAGAGCAAGACAGAActgattgaaaaaaataaaaataaataaagtaccATAGCGCAAAATGTCTTCAGGAAGTGGCTCAGAGGTTTTGGCAACGGTGAATATTACAGCAAGTATCACTGCAGTTGTTATGCTGCCAAAGTAGTTAAGATCAAAAGTTAATTAAGATTAACCATTCAATAACAACTCAGTTGTTATTAACAGAGTACTAGAGCTAAAAGACTGAGGCTATGTAACTAGAATACCCTTGATCCAGGAATAAAATCTCTGCCTTTTCGTCCAAGCTAAGCTTCTCAGCGTCGATTCCCAAATACGGTAAGGCTGCCATCTCAGTTAATCCTGTCAAAACAAAACTGCCTGggaacaaaatattaaatctcACTCCAtcacattttattatttttattctaaagcAGTTTCTTAATGTGTCATCATCAAACATCAAACCCTAATTTACCCTTTTAATGACCTAGAAAACAGAGAGTACCTTAATACACAAGCAAGCGAAGTTAACGAAACTGTCTGCCATCCCCATGGCACTTCCCATCTCTCAAGTATTGGCCACTCTAAGCTACCTCCCTGTAACTATCAAAGCAACCAacttttacaatattttatttaaaaagaaaaaaagaaggaaaatcgTACAACTTTTGTCGGAAACCAGACAGGAAGTGTCGGAGAAACTGCTACCTTTCCCTCTCCTCCAGTTTCTTTTCCAGAATTGAAAATGCAAGAGGATCTCCATTTCTTCCGAATAACCGTAGATAACCGTTGGCTAGCAAATCCCGGAGAAAACCGGTTCAAACCGCC from Raphanus sativus cultivar WK10039 chromosome 8, ASM80110v3, whole genome shotgun sequence includes:
- the LOC108821372 gene encoding ribonuclease 3-like: MGPKGWFILKLLMFQGLFISYSQDQEDFDFFYLVLQWPGAYCDTKRSCCYPTSGKPAADFGIHGLWPNYNDGSYPSNCDPDSKFDKSQITDLVSSLKKTWPTLACPSNEGFKFWTHEWEKHGTCSQSAMDQHDYFENALKLRDRANLLEALTNSGIKPDDKFYDLEKIKNAITDAIGFTPGIECNKDPERNDQLHQIYICVDTSGTEFIECPIFPRGRCPSKLQFAKF
- the LOC108820836 gene encoding uncharacterized protein LOC108820836 isoform X2; this translates as MVSQMISCLSKSPSLLCISGSRSLIPPKTYNRGGLNRFSPGFASQRLSTVIRKKWRSSCIFNSGKETGGEGKGGSLEWPILERWEVPWGWQTVSLTSLACVLSFVLTGLTEMAALPYLGIDAEKLSLDEKAEILFLDQGITTAVILAVIFTVAKTSEPLPEDILRYDLKQPFNLQKGWLVWGGIGLAAAVGGIALTGVALSLFSTETPEREVDSLMQLLPLIGSSNISTLSLVGITGILAPLLEETVFRGFFMVSLTKWVPTPIAIIISSAAFALAHLTPGEFPQLFILGSVLGLTYAQTRNLITPMVIHGLWNSGVILLLTFLQVQGYDIKELLQGS
- the LOC108820836 gene encoding uncharacterized protein LOC108820836 isoform X1, producing MVSQMISCLSKSPSLLCISGSRSLIPPKTYNRGGLNRFSPGFASQRLSTVIRKKWRSSCIFNSGKETGGEGKLQGGSLEWPILERWEVPWGWQTVSLTSLACVLSFVLTGLTEMAALPYLGIDAEKLSLDEKAEILFLDQGITTAVILAVIFTVAKTSEPLPEDILRYDLKQPFNLQKGWLVWGGIGLAAAVGGIALTGVALSLFSTETPEREVDSLMQLLPLIGSSNISTLSLVGITGILAPLLEETVFRGFFMVSLTKWVPTPIAIIISSAAFALAHLTPGEFPQLFILGSVLGLTYAQTRNLITPMVIHGLWNSGVILLLTFLQVQGYDIKELLQGS
- the LOC108820836 gene encoding uncharacterized protein LOC108820836 isoform X3, producing the protein MAALPYLGIDAEKLSLDEKAEILFLDQGITTAVILAVIFTVAKTSEPLPEDILRYDLKQPFNLQKGWLVWGGIGLAAAVGGIALTGVALSLFSTETPEREVDSLMQLLPLIGSSNISTLSLVGITGILAPLLEETVFRGFFMVSLTKWVPTPIAIIISSAAFALAHLTPGEFPQLFILGSVLGLTYAQTRNLITPMVIHGLWNSGVILLLTFLQVQGYDIKELLQGS